The stretch of DNA TATTGGAAGCAGCATGCGCCTCAACTGACGGGTAATGGTGCCCCCGCCATTCTAGCGAGAAGAGTCCTGGGATAGGGACGGTCCGTTCCCGCCTGACGAACCCTCCTCACGACGGAGGAGAGACGGAACAACCCTCCTCGATCCGCCCGGTAGAGACCTCGATTGCGATCGGTCCGATCGCTCCGCCTGCGGCCTGGTAAAAGTGCAGTTTCCGATCACGAATTTGGAGGCGCCGTGCCTTCGAATTCGACCGAATTTGATCGCCGTCGGTGTGGTTGCTTGTGTGTGCAGATGAGTGCGTCAGGATCGGAGACTGATTCCGTGGCCTCACGGCGGTCCAAGAAGCCCAAGTGTACGCTGCTGTCCTCCCCTTTTGTGCCCTCTGTTTGATCTCTCGATttcattgtacattttgaaTGCGTTTTTTTCTTGGTAAAGATACCAAATTATATTGTTTGCTCCTTTTCAATTTGCCAAATGGTGAGGAATGAAGAGATGATGTTATTTAAAATCTTAGTAATTGGCAATTAGTTCCAGTTTTAACATCTCAAATATCAAATGTCTGATGTCTTGGGGGGATTTGATGCCTGCTTCTGCGATTGAAGTCTCTTGGTTGGGTGCAGATTCCAAGTTCACACAGCAGGAGCTTCCGGCATGCAAGCCACTCTTGACTCCTGGAATTGTAAGCACTACACCGTACTGACATGCATCATTAACTACTAAGATTGTAGAGCAGGTACTAGTATTGTGGATTGATGCATTTCAGTTGAAAGACCAGGCGTGGCAAAGCCTTGCGTTAAAATAGTACTTAGCGTAGTTATTGTACTTAAATCATTTTTCGAGTTCTGTATCTTAGGAATGTATTAGGAATAGTATGAAGAATAAACAGAGCCCATGAAAAGAAGATCAATTACTTAATAGAAAATGTCCGAAGAAACCCAACGAGAAACTAAGAATCCTGTATCTTCTGCACTTCCAAAGATCTTCGTTCTAACCACGAAAAGTGCTCTCCTATCCTGAACATGTTTGCATTGCCTAGGTCATTGGCGCTTTCTCGCTCATTGGCATCGTCTTCGTCCCGATCGGTCTCGCTTCGCTGTCTGCATCACAGGACGTATGCAGCTTCCACGTTCATTCTGAAACCTCAATTGAAACACTATGATGATGCACTCGGCTGTTTGTTAACCTGATTCGCACACAGATTGTTGAGTTGATAGACCGATATGACGCCGAGTGCGTATCTGCAAACGACAAGGTCGGGTTCATTCAGGATACCAAGACCGACAAAGCGTGCACAAGAAAGATCACTGTGAGTGTGCCATTGTCAGCCTGAACCTGTTTCTTGCCTACGATCTCACCGTGTTGCATTGCACACTTCAAGCATTTCGTAAGTAATGGTAGTGATGTCATCTTTCAGGTGCCAAAACCAATGAAAGGGCCGATACACATATACTACCAGCTTGAAAACTTCTATCAGAATCATCGCCGGTGATCCCTGAATGTCTTATACAATTTATAAACTCTGTTAACTGAATATTACGTCAGGTACAAACCTAACAGGCCATTGTCGGACGGAATGCCATGTGATATCAACCCCAGGTATGTCGAGAGCCGAAACGACGAACAACTGCGGATGAAGGAATCAGCGAGTTTGGTAACAAACTGTGAGCCTGAAGCCACCAGCCAAGACGGCGCTCCGATCGTGCCCTGCGGCCTCATTGCTTGGAGCTTGTTCAACGACACCTACTCAT from Panicum hallii strain FIL2 chromosome 3, PHallii_v3.1, whole genome shotgun sequence encodes:
- the LOC112887757 gene encoding ALA-interacting subunit 1-like; amino-acid sequence: MSASGSETDSVASRRSKKPKYSKFTQQELPACKPLLTPGIVIGAFSLIGIVFVPIGLASLSASQDIVELIDRYDAECVSANDKVGFIQDTKTDKACTRKITVPKPMKGPIHIYYQLENFYQNHRRYVESRNDEQLRMKESASLVTNCEPEATSQDGAPIVPCGLIAWSLFNDTYSFSLNKKAVEVNKKNIAWDSDKSTKFGSDVFPSNFQKGGLIGGAKLNEKLPLSQQEDLIVWMRTAALPTFRKLYGRIETDIMASDEITVVIQNNYNTYSFGGTKALVLSTTSWIGGRNNFIGVAYVAIGGICLLLAMGFVVLYVLKPRTLGDPSYLSWNKENPDNPN